From Pseudomonas alcaligenes, a single genomic window includes:
- the zwf gene encoding glucose-6-phosphate dehydrogenase, whose translation MLVFGGTGDLALHKLLPALYHLHRDGRLSADMRILAVARNILSRSEFQALAERRCRALVARSDFDNATWASFAERLDYLAMDVSQSAEFGRLSKFLGASACQRGRIYYLATAPDLFEAIAENLAIARLAGDNTRIVLEKPIGHSLESAREINAAIGAVFSEAQVFRIDHYLGKETVQNLMALRFANALFEPVWRAGQIDHVQISVNETLGVENRGAYYDHAGAMRDMVQNHLLQLLCLVAMEAPVRFDAEAVRNEKVKILEALKPISGLDVQDKTVRGQYAAGKIGGQEVPAYYFEKQVDNDSDTETFVALQVEIDNWRWAGVPFYLRTGKRMAKKCSEIVIQFKPVPHRLFDASQANRLVIRLQPEERISLQLMGKSPGKGMRLTPMELDLNLAQVFPQKRRWDAYERLLLDVIEGDSTLFMRRDEVEAAWAWVDPILEGWLEYYQNPRPYPAGSNGPEQAQSLLELQGRSWQD comes from the coding sequence ATGCTGGTCTTCGGCGGCACCGGTGACCTGGCCCTGCACAAGCTGTTGCCGGCGCTCTACCACCTGCATCGCGATGGCCGCCTGAGCGCCGACATGCGCATCCTCGCGGTGGCCCGCAACATCCTCAGCCGCAGCGAGTTCCAGGCCCTGGCCGAACGCCGCTGCCGCGCCCTGGTGGCCCGCAGCGACTTCGACAACGCCACCTGGGCCAGCTTCGCCGAGCGCCTCGACTACCTGGCCATGGACGTCTCGCAGAGCGCCGAATTCGGCCGCCTGAGCAAGTTCCTCGGTGCCAGCGCCTGCCAGCGCGGACGCATCTACTACCTGGCCACCGCCCCCGACCTGTTCGAGGCCATCGCCGAGAACCTGGCCATCGCCCGCCTGGCCGGCGACAACACACGCATCGTCCTGGAAAAACCCATCGGCCATTCGCTGGAGTCGGCCCGCGAGATCAACGCGGCCATCGGCGCGGTGTTCAGCGAAGCCCAGGTGTTCCGCATCGACCACTACCTGGGCAAGGAAACGGTGCAGAACCTGATGGCGCTGCGCTTCGCCAACGCCCTGTTCGAGCCGGTATGGCGCGCCGGGCAGATCGACCACGTGCAGATCAGCGTCAACGAGACCCTCGGCGTGGAGAATCGCGGCGCCTACTACGATCACGCCGGCGCCATGCGCGACATGGTGCAGAACCATCTGCTGCAGCTGCTCTGCCTGGTGGCCATGGAAGCGCCGGTACGCTTCGATGCCGAGGCGGTGCGCAACGAGAAGGTGAAGATCCTCGAGGCGCTCAAACCCATCTCCGGCCTCGACGTGCAGGACAAGACCGTGCGCGGCCAGTATGCCGCCGGCAAGATCGGCGGGCAGGAAGTGCCGGCCTACTACTTCGAGAAACAGGTCGACAACGACAGCGATACCGAGACCTTCGTCGCCCTGCAGGTGGAAATCGACAACTGGCGCTGGGCCGGCGTGCCGTTCTACCTGCGCACTGGCAAGCGCATGGCCAAGAAGTGTTCGGAGATCGTCATCCAGTTCAAGCCGGTGCCGCACCGCCTGTTCGACGCCAGCCAGGCCAACCGCCTGGTGATCCGCCTGCAGCCGGAGGAACGCATCAGCCTGCAGCTGATGGGCAAGAGCCCGGGCAAGGGCATGCGCCTGACGCCGATGGAGCTGGATCTCAACCTGGCCCAGGTGTTTCCGCAGAAGCGCCGCTGGGACGCCTACGAACGCCTGCTGTTGGACGTGATCGAAGGCGACTCGACCCTGTTCATGCGCAGGGACGAAGTCGAGGCAGCCTGGGCCTGGGTCGACCCGATCCTCGAAGGCTGGCTGGAGTACTACCAGAACCCGCGCCCCTACCCCGCCGGCAGCAACGGCCCGGAACAGGCACAGAGCCTGCTGGAACTGCAGGGGCGCAGCTGGCAGGACTGA
- a CDS encoding Hcp family type VI secretion system effector has protein sequence MPTPAYMTLEGTKQGLITAGTFTEDSVGNIFQEGHEDQVLVQAFNHQVIIPRDPQSGQPTGQRVHKPLMITKVFDKSSPLIFNSLTSGERLSKCRIEWYRTSATGTQEHYYTIELEDAVIVDVQSRMPNCQDPGMAHFTHLEDVYFTYRKIVWTHEVSGTSGSDDWRSPIAS, from the coding sequence ATGCCAACACCCGCGTATATGACCCTCGAAGGAACCAAGCAGGGCCTGATCACCGCAGGCACCTTCACCGAGGACTCGGTCGGCAACATTTTCCAGGAAGGTCATGAAGACCAGGTGCTGGTACAGGCCTTCAACCACCAGGTGATCATCCCGCGCGACCCGCAGTCCGGCCAGCCGACTGGCCAGCGCGTGCACAAGCCGCTGATGATCACCAAGGTGTTCGACAAATCCTCGCCGCTGATCTTCAACTCGCTGACCTCCGGCGAGCGCCTCTCCAAGTGCCGCATCGAGTGGTACCGCACCTCCGCCACCGGCACCCAGGAGCACTACTACACCATCGAGCTGGAAGACGCGGTGATCGTCGACGTGCAGTCGCGCATGCCCAACTGCCAGGATCCTGGCATGGCCCACTTCACCCACCTGGAAGACGTCTACTTCACCTACCGCAAGATCGTCTGGACTCACGAAGTGTCCGGCACTTCCGGCTCCGACGACTGGCGCTCGCCGATCGCCAGCTGA
- a CDS encoding type VI secretion system tip protein VgrG, with the protein MFAPANQTHFSLSIEGVAHDLQVLEFSGHEALSQPFAFTLELVSEQADLDLQGLLHQRAFLALSSQGNGIHAYIHQAGRGESGQRLTRYQLVLRPQLAYLAHRSNQRIFQQLSVAEIIAQVLEDHGIAQGAYRFQLGASYPARDYCVQYDESDLHFVQRLCEEEGIHYHFQHSQDGHVLVFGDDQTVFPRLPAQTYQQDSGLVADQPVIKRFALRLATRTSRVTRRDYDFEKPRLLLEAAYKGDAQPDLEDYDYPGRFTERPRGKHLAQRNLERHRSDYQLAEGESDQPLLLSGHFLGLSGHPRADWNQLWLLNEIHHQGKQPQVLEESITSFLPSPTGRGAGGEGLSSNPDDFHQGYRNRFSATPWDTPYRPPLQHPKARILGSQTAVVTGPKGEEIHCDQYGRVKVQFHWDRHGQADDKTSCWLRVASSWAGDRYGGIAIPRVGMEVLVTFLEGDPDQPLVTGCLYHAEHVVPYDLPANKTRSVFKTLSSPGGGGYNELRIEDRKGQEQIYIHAQKDWDENVEHDQKIRIGHERHDTVEANSYTELKAEEHRTTHRDRKVELRADDHLTVANNQHVKIGTGQFVEAGNEIHLNAGLKIVLEAGSELTLKAGGSFVKLDASGITLSGATVKINSGGAPGAGSGNTSMLPIIPLPAAADKAGKLLKQALSQPAPDVIHKLSLLISPLPGHRGYKNEPYTLYADGRQIQEGLTGKDGLLVFDHLPGTRQYSVELVNGHRFDIEVDEEAQETATPLAENLARRGYRDYQAQVEQLEPLQSAEDYRLASWNPTGETKA; encoded by the coding sequence ATGTTCGCCCCAGCCAACCAGACCCATTTCAGCCTGAGCATCGAAGGCGTCGCGCACGACCTGCAGGTGCTCGAATTCAGCGGGCACGAGGCGCTCAGCCAGCCCTTCGCCTTCACCCTGGAACTGGTCAGCGAACAGGCCGATCTCGATCTGCAAGGCCTGCTGCACCAGCGCGCCTTCCTCGCCCTGTCCAGCCAGGGCAACGGCATCCATGCCTATATCCACCAGGCCGGGCGCGGTGAATCCGGTCAGCGCCTGACCCGCTACCAGCTGGTGCTGCGCCCGCAACTGGCCTACCTCGCCCATCGCAGCAACCAGCGCATCTTCCAGCAACTCAGCGTGGCCGAGATCATCGCCCAGGTGCTGGAAGACCACGGCATCGCCCAGGGCGCCTACCGCTTCCAGCTCGGCGCCAGCTACCCCGCGCGCGACTACTGCGTGCAGTACGACGAGAGCGACCTGCACTTCGTCCAGCGCCTGTGCGAGGAAGAAGGCATCCACTATCACTTCCAGCACAGCCAGGACGGCCATGTGCTGGTGTTCGGCGACGACCAGACGGTCTTCCCACGCCTGCCGGCGCAGACCTATCAGCAGGACTCCGGCCTGGTCGCCGACCAGCCGGTGATCAAGCGCTTCGCCCTGCGCCTGGCCACCCGCACCAGCCGGGTGACCCGCCGCGACTACGACTTCGAGAAGCCGCGCCTGCTGCTCGAGGCAGCCTACAAGGGCGATGCCCAGCCCGACCTGGAGGACTACGACTACCCCGGCCGCTTCACTGAACGCCCGCGCGGCAAGCACCTGGCCCAGCGCAACCTGGAGCGCCACCGCAGCGACTACCAGCTGGCCGAAGGCGAAAGCGATCAGCCCCTGCTGCTCAGCGGCCACTTTCTGGGCCTGAGTGGCCACCCACGTGCCGACTGGAACCAGCTGTGGCTGCTCAACGAGATCCACCACCAGGGCAAACAGCCACAGGTACTGGAAGAGTCGATCACCAGCTTTCTCCCCTCTCCCACCGGGAGAGGGGCCGGGGGTGAGGGTCTATCCAGCAACCCGGACGACTTCCATCAGGGCTACCGCAACCGCTTCAGCGCCACCCCCTGGGACACCCCCTATCGCCCTCCCCTGCAACACCCGAAGGCGCGCATCCTCGGCAGCCAGACCGCCGTGGTCACCGGGCCCAAGGGCGAGGAAATCCACTGCGACCAGTACGGCCGGGTCAAGGTGCAGTTCCACTGGGATCGCCACGGCCAGGCCGACGACAAGACCAGCTGCTGGCTGCGCGTGGCCTCCAGCTGGGCCGGCGATCGCTACGGCGGCATCGCCATCCCGCGAGTCGGCATGGAAGTGCTGGTGACCTTTCTCGAAGGTGACCCCGACCAGCCGCTGGTCACCGGCTGCCTGTACCACGCCGAGCATGTGGTGCCCTACGACCTGCCGGCCAACAAGACCCGCAGCGTGTTCAAGACCCTCAGCAGCCCCGGCGGTGGCGGCTACAACGAGCTGCGCATCGAGGATCGCAAAGGCCAGGAACAGATCTATATCCATGCGCAGAAGGACTGGGACGAGAACGTCGAGCACGACCAGAAGATCCGCATCGGCCACGAACGCCACGACACGGTGGAAGCCAACAGCTACACCGAGCTGAAGGCCGAGGAGCACCGCACCACCCACCGCGACCGCAAGGTGGAACTGCGCGCCGACGACCACCTGACCGTGGCCAACAACCAGCACGTGAAGATCGGCACCGGCCAGTTCGTCGAGGCCGGCAACGAGATCCACCTCAACGCCGGCCTGAAGATTGTCCTCGAAGCCGGCAGCGAACTGACCCTCAAGGCCGGCGGCAGCTTCGTCAAACTGGATGCCAGCGGTATCACCCTCAGCGGCGCGACAGTGAAGATCAACTCGGGCGGGGCGCCGGGGGCGGGCAGCGGCAATACCAGCATGCTGCCGATCATTCCGCTGCCGGCAGCCGCCGACAAGGCCGGCAAACTGCTCAAGCAAGCCCTCTCGCAGCCAGCCCCGGACGTTATCCACAAGCTCAGTCTGCTGATCAGCCCGCTGCCGGGACACCGCGGCTACAAAAACGAGCCCTACACCCTGTATGCCGATGGTCGGCAGATCCAGGAAGGTCTGACCGGCAAGGACGGCCTGCTGGTCTTCGACCACCTGCCGGGTACTCGCCAGTACTCGGTCGAACTGGTCAACGGCCACCGCTTCGATATCGAGGTCGACGAAGAAGCCCAAGAGACCGCCACACCGCTGGCAGAAAACCTCGCTCGCCGCGGTTACCGCGACTATCAGGCGCAGGTCGAGCAACTGGAACCACTGCAATCGGCAGAAGACTATCGCCTCGCCTCATGGAACCCCACGGGTGAAACCAAGGCGTGA
- the oadA gene encoding sodium-extruding oxaloacetate decarboxylase subunit alpha, with protein sequence MAKKITVTDTILRDAHQSIIATRMRTEDMLPICDKLDKVGYWSLEVWGGATFDACVRFLKEDPWERLRKLKAALPNTRLQMLLRGQNLLGYRHYSDDVVRAFVAKAAVNGIDVFRIFDAMNDVRNLRVSIEAVKAAGKHAQGTLSYTTSPVHTVDAYVAQAKAMQAMGIDSIAIKDMAGLLTPFATAELVKALKAEVDLPVFVHSHDTAGMGSMCQLKAIEAGADHIDTAISSFAWGTSHPGTESMVAALRGSEYDTGLDLALIQEIGMYFHAVRKKYHQFESEFTAVDTRVQVNQVPGGMMSNLANQLKEQGALNRINEVFAEIPKVREDLGFPPLVTPTSQIVGTQAVFNVLAGERYKTITNEVKLYLQGRYGQAPGKVNEKLRKQAIGSEEVIDVRPADLIPPELAKLRAEVGALAKSEEDVLTYAMFPDIGRKFLEERAAGTLTPEVLLPIPEAGGVAPAGGEGVPTEFVIDVHGESYRVDITGVGVKGDGKRHFYLSIDGMPEEVVFEPLNDFVGGGGSKRKHASAPGDVSTTMPGNIVDVLVKEGDVVKTGQAVLITEAMKMETEVQAPIAGTVKAIHVAKGDRVTPGEVLVEIEA encoded by the coding sequence ATGGCTAAGAAAATCACGGTTACCGACACCATCCTGCGCGACGCCCACCAGTCGATCATCGCCACCCGGATGCGCACCGAGGACATGCTGCCCATCTGCGACAAGCTCGACAAGGTCGGTTACTGGTCGCTGGAAGTCTGGGGCGGCGCCACCTTCGACGCCTGCGTGCGCTTCCTCAAGGAAGACCCCTGGGAGCGCCTGCGCAAGCTGAAGGCCGCGCTGCCCAACACCCGCCTGCAGATGCTCCTGCGCGGGCAGAACCTGCTCGGCTACCGCCACTACAGCGACGACGTGGTGCGCGCCTTCGTGGCCAAAGCTGCGGTGAACGGCATCGACGTGTTCCGCATCTTCGACGCGATGAACGACGTGCGTAACCTGCGCGTGTCCATCGAGGCGGTGAAGGCTGCCGGCAAGCACGCCCAGGGCACCTTGAGCTACACCACCAGCCCGGTGCACACGGTCGACGCCTATGTCGCCCAGGCCAAGGCCATGCAGGCCATGGGCATCGATTCCATCGCGATCAAGGACATGGCCGGCCTGCTCACGCCGTTCGCCACCGCCGAGCTGGTCAAGGCGCTGAAGGCCGAGGTCGACCTGCCGGTGTTCGTGCACAGCCACGACACTGCCGGCATGGGCTCGATGTGCCAGCTGAAAGCCATCGAGGCCGGGGCCGACCACATCGACACCGCCATCTCCAGCTTCGCCTGGGGCACCAGCCACCCGGGTACCGAGTCGATGGTCGCCGCCCTGCGTGGCAGCGAATACGACACCGGCCTGGATCTGGCGCTGATCCAGGAAATCGGCATGTACTTCCACGCCGTGCGCAAGAAGTACCACCAGTTCGAGAGCGAGTTCACCGCCGTCGATACCCGCGTGCAGGTCAACCAGGTGCCGGGCGGCATGATGTCCAACCTGGCCAACCAGCTGAAGGAGCAGGGCGCGCTCAACCGCATCAACGAAGTGTTCGCCGAGATCCCGAAAGTCCGCGAAGACCTCGGCTTCCCGCCCCTGGTGACGCCGACCTCGCAGATCGTCGGCACCCAGGCAGTGTTCAACGTGCTGGCCGGCGAGCGCTACAAGACCATCACCAACGAGGTGAAGCTGTACCTGCAGGGCCGCTACGGCCAGGCGCCGGGCAAGGTCAACGAGAAGCTGCGCAAGCAGGCGATCGGCAGCGAGGAAGTCATCGACGTGCGCCCGGCCGACCTGATTCCGCCGGAGCTGGCCAAGCTGCGCGCCGAGGTCGGCGCCCTGGCCAAGTCCGAAGAGGACGTGCTGACCTATGCCATGTTCCCCGACATCGGCCGCAAGTTCCTCGAAGAGCGCGCCGCCGGCACCCTGACTCCGGAAGTGCTGCTGCCGATCCCCGAAGCCGGTGGCGTGGCCCCGGCCGGCGGCGAAGGTGTGCCGACCGAGTTCGTCATCGACGTGCACGGCGAGAGCTACCGCGTGGATATCACCGGCGTGGGCGTGAAGGGCGACGGCAAGCGCCACTTCTACCTGTCCATCGACGGCATGCCGGAAGAAGTGGTGTTCGAGCCGCTCAACGACTTCGTCGGCGGTGGCGGCAGCAAGCGCAAGCACGCCAGCGCTCCGGGCGACGTCAGCACCACCATGCCGGGTAATATCGTCGACGTGCTGGTGAAAGAAGGCGACGTGGTCAAGACCGGCCAGGCCGTGCTGATCACCGAAGCGATGAAAATGGAAACCGAGGTTCAGGCGCCGATCGCCGGTACCGTCAAGGCCATCCACGTGGCCAAGGGCGACCGCGTCACCCCCGGCGAAGTGCTGGTGGAAATCGAGGCCTGA
- a CDS encoding PA3496 family putative envelope integrity protein has product MSRHHADQQHSASRNRRQQEDLRRMQFRRAIEDYSENRRLNQEIADFPEMIAASFPFTNSPAPLRSARPVH; this is encoded by the coding sequence ATGTCCCGCCATCACGCAGACCAGCAGCATTCCGCCAGCCGCAACCGCCGTCAGCAGGAAGACCTGCGCCGCATGCAGTTTCGCCGGGCGATCGAGGATTACTCCGAGAACCGTCGGCTTAACCAGGAGATCGCTGATTTTCCTGAGATGATCGCCGCCAGTTTCCCCTTCACGAATTCCCCTGCGCCGCTGCGAAGCGCTCGCCCAGTGCACTGA
- a CDS encoding acetyl-CoA carboxylase biotin carboxylase subunit codes for MIKKILIANRGEIAVRIVRACAEMGIRSVAVYAEADRMALHVKRADEAHSIGDDPLAGYLNPRKLVNLAVETGCDALHPGYGFLSENAELADICAERGIKFIGPSAEVIRRMGDKTEARRSMIAAGVPCTPGTEGNVADIHEALREGDRIGYPVMLKATNGGGGRGIRRCNSREELEQAYPRVISEASKAFGRAEVFLEKCIVNPKHIEAQILADSFGNTVHLYERDCSIQRRNQKLIEIAPSPQLTPEQRAYIGDLAVRAAKAVGYENAGTVEFLLAEGEVYFMEMNTRVQVEHTITEEITGIDIVREQIRIASGLELSVKQEDIQYRGFALQFRINAEDPKNNFLPSFGKITRYYAPGGPGVRTDTAIYTGYTIPPYYDSMCLKLIVWALTWEEAMDRGLRALDDMRLQGVKTTAAYYQEILRNPEFRSGQFNTSFVEAHPELTNYSIKRKPDELALAIAAAIAAHAGL; via the coding sequence GTGATCAAGAAAATCCTCATTGCCAACCGCGGCGAGATTGCCGTCCGCATCGTGCGCGCCTGCGCCGAGATGGGCATCCGCTCGGTGGCGGTCTACGCCGAAGCGGATCGCATGGCGCTGCACGTCAAGCGCGCCGACGAGGCTCACAGCATCGGCGACGACCCGCTGGCCGGCTACCTCAACCCGCGCAAGCTGGTGAACCTGGCGGTGGAGACCGGCTGCGACGCCCTCCACCCGGGCTACGGCTTCCTCTCGGAGAACGCCGAGCTGGCCGATATCTGCGCCGAGCGCGGGATCAAATTTATCGGCCCCAGCGCCGAGGTGATTCGCCGCATGGGCGACAAGACCGAGGCGCGGCGCAGCATGATCGCCGCCGGCGTGCCTTGCACCCCCGGCACCGAGGGCAACGTGGCGGATATCCACGAAGCCCTGCGCGAAGGCGACCGCATCGGCTACCCGGTGATGCTCAAGGCCACCAACGGCGGCGGCGGTCGTGGCATCCGCCGCTGCAATAGCCGCGAGGAGCTGGAGCAGGCCTACCCGCGGGTGATCTCCGAGGCGAGCAAGGCCTTCGGCCGCGCCGAAGTGTTCCTCGAGAAATGCATCGTCAATCCCAAGCACATCGAGGCGCAGATCCTTGCCGACAGTTTCGGCAATACCGTGCACCTGTACGAGCGCGACTGCTCGATCCAGCGCCGCAACCAGAAGCTGATCGAGATCGCCCCCAGCCCGCAGTTGACCCCCGAGCAGCGCGCCTATATCGGCGACCTCGCCGTGCGCGCGGCCAAGGCAGTGGGCTACGAGAACGCCGGCACCGTGGAGTTCCTGCTCGCCGAGGGCGAGGTGTACTTCATGGAGATGAACACCCGGGTGCAGGTGGAGCACACCATTACCGAGGAAATCACCGGCATCGACATCGTCCGCGAGCAGATCCGCATCGCCTCGGGCCTGGAGCTGTCGGTCAAGCAGGAAGACATCCAGTACCGCGGCTTCGCCCTGCAGTTCCGCATCAACGCCGAGGATCCGAAGAACAACTTCCTGCCCTCGTTCGGCAAGATCACCCGCTATTACGCGCCTGGCGGCCCCGGCGTGCGTACCGACACGGCGATCTACACCGGCTACACCATTCCGCCGTACTACGACTCCATGTGCCTCAAGCTGATCGTCTGGGCCCTGACCTGGGAAGAGGCGATGGATCGCGGCCTGCGCGCGCTGGACGACATGCGCCTGCAGGGGGTGAAGACCACCGCCGCCTACTACCAGGAAATCCTGCGCAACCCCGAGTTCCGCAGCGGCCAGTTCAACACCAGCTTCGTCGAAGCCCACCCGGAACTGACCAACTACTCGATCAAACGCAAACCGGACGAGCTGGCCCTGGCCATCGCCGCCGCCATCGCCGCCCACGCCGGCCTGTGA
- a CDS encoding DUF1127 domain-containing protein — protein MERTLGSDLIHQHSATNLLDTLLLWQRRIISRRELAKLDERLLSDAGISLYQREAEIRKPFWR, from the coding sequence ATGGAACGTACCCTCGGTTCCGACCTGATCCACCAACATTCGGCCACCAACCTGCTCGATACCCTGCTGCTCTGGCAGCGCCGTATCATCAGCCGCCGCGAACTGGCCAAGCTGGACGAGCGCCTGCTGAGCGACGCCGGCATCAGCCTGTACCAGCGCGAAGCGGAAATCCGCAAGCCGTTCTGGCGCTGA
- a CDS encoding LysR family transcriptional regulator, with protein sequence MRKSLMRMTFRQLQVFRAVCESRSYSRAAEEMALTQPAVSLQIRQLEELIDQPLFDYVAKKLYLTPAAEALLKASEDIFGRLESLDMQLSDLQGSLQGQLSLAVESSAKYLVPHLFAAFRAQHPEVSLQLVVVNHAQAVKRLSVSRDDLLIMSQVPSELALDFFPFFTNPIVAVAPPSHPLCSVERLRLSDLSAFPLLVREPGSGTRKACEEYCHQKRAHFAQTLEVGSTESQVEAVIAGLGLALLPRHAVRLELAAGLLRELPVEELPLQRSWCVVHNRGKRLSPVAQAFLEFIRAERAQISALGERFAAAQGNS encoded by the coding sequence ATGCGCAAGTCATTGATGCGGATGACTTTCCGTCAACTGCAAGTATTCCGCGCAGTCTGCGAAAGCCGCTCCTACAGCCGCGCAGCGGAAGAAATGGCCCTCACCCAGCCGGCCGTGAGCCTGCAGATTCGCCAGCTGGAAGAGCTGATCGACCAGCCGCTGTTCGACTACGTGGCCAAGAAGCTCTACCTGACCCCCGCCGCCGAGGCGCTGCTGAAGGCCAGCGAGGACATCTTCGGCCGCCTGGAAAGCCTCGACATGCAGCTCTCCGACCTGCAGGGCTCACTGCAGGGCCAGCTCTCGCTGGCGGTGGAGTCCAGCGCCAAGTACCTGGTACCGCACCTGTTCGCCGCCTTCCGCGCCCAACACCCGGAAGTCAGCCTGCAGCTGGTGGTGGTCAACCATGCGCAAGCGGTCAAGCGCCTGTCGGTGAGCCGCGACGACCTGCTGATCATGTCGCAGGTGCCCAGCGAGCTGGCGCTGGATTTCTTTCCCTTCTTCACCAACCCGATAGTCGCCGTGGCGCCGCCGAGCCACCCGCTGTGCTCGGTGGAGCGCCTGCGCCTTAGCGATCTCAGCGCCTTCCCGCTGCTGGTGCGCGAGCCCGGCTCGGGCACCCGCAAGGCCTGCGAGGAGTACTGCCACCAGAAGCGCGCACACTTCGCCCAGACCCTGGAGGTGGGTTCCACCGAGTCCCAGGTGGAGGCGGTGATCGCCGGCCTCGGTCTGGCCCTGCTGCCGCGCCATGCGGTGCGCCTGGAGCTGGCCGCCGGGCTGCTGCGCGAGTTGCCGGTGGAGGAGTTGCCGCTGCAGCGCAGCTGGTGCGTGGTGCACAACCGCGGCAAACGCCTGTCGCCGGTAGCCCAGGCCTTCCTCGAGTTCATCCGCGCCGAACGGGCGCAGATCAGTGCACTGGGCGAGCGCTTCGCAGCGGCGCAGGGGAATTCGTGA
- the hexR gene encoding transcriptional regulator HexR codes for MNLLQHIAQSRHLLRKSELKVADHVLQDPSAVMHSSMADLAHEVGISEPTIVRFCRAIGCGGFQDLKLKLAQSLAAGASFGQFAIHEDDSVTDFSLKIFDTTLHTLMEVRERLDTQALQKAINAIANAQRIEFYGFGASGAVAADAQHKFFRLLLTAAAYSDPHMQAMSAVTLKPTDVAICISQSGRSKDLLITANLVRESGATLITLCPGQTPLADLADVNLAIDVQEDTEIYTPLTSRIAHLVVIDVLAMGVAMARGPSLVNHLKSVKRSLRSLRLSPKSVRAAED; via the coding sequence GTGAATCTGCTGCAGCACATCGCCCAGTCCCGTCACCTGCTTCGCAAGTCCGAACTCAAGGTCGCCGATCATGTTCTGCAGGATCCGTCGGCGGTGATGCACAGCTCCATGGCCGACCTGGCCCACGAGGTCGGCATCAGCGAGCCGACCATCGTGCGCTTCTGCCGCGCCATCGGTTGCGGCGGCTTCCAGGATCTCAAGCTGAAGCTGGCGCAGAGCCTGGCGGCGGGGGCCAGCTTCGGCCAGTTCGCGATCCACGAGGACGACTCGGTCACCGATTTCAGCCTGAAGATCTTCGACACCACCCTGCACACCCTGATGGAGGTGCGCGAGCGCCTCGATACCCAGGCCCTGCAGAAGGCCATCAACGCCATCGCCAATGCCCAGCGCATCGAGTTCTACGGTTTCGGTGCGTCCGGCGCGGTGGCGGCGGATGCCCAGCACAAGTTCTTCCGCCTGCTGCTGACCGCGGCGGCCTACTCCGACCCGCATATGCAGGCGATGAGCGCGGTGACCCTCAAGCCCACCGACGTGGCCATCTGCATTTCCCAGTCGGGGCGCTCCAAGGATCTGCTGATCACCGCCAACCTGGTGCGCGAGTCCGGCGCCACCCTGATCACCCTGTGCCCGGGGCAGACGCCGCTGGCCGACCTGGCCGACGTCAACCTGGCCATCGATGTGCAGGAAGACACCGAGATCTACACCCCGCTGACCTCGCGCATCGCCCACCTGGTGGTGATCGACGTGCTGGCCATGGGCGTGGCCATGGCCCGCGGGCCGAGCCTGGTCAACCACCTCAAGAGCGTCAAGCGCAGCCTGCGTAGCCTCCGGTTGTCGCCCAAGTCGGTGCGTGCCGCAGAAGATTAA